In Streptomyces capitiformicae, one genomic interval encodes:
- a CDS encoding glycosyl hydrolase family 95 catalytic domain-containing protein has product MTTAYTPTTPATAYPPHGTWEPAPADRWEDAFLSGNGRHGAMVFGDPNDDRVIVTHHTLVRPNGGETARPPKLADELPALQDRLLAGELTAAEGFTDGRELQWVQPFHPGFQVRLRRSAPAGGTYRRSVDFTTGVVEAECEGWRSRVFVSRADDVIVQYVTGRGLTLDIALDHRLPSAPAHLAVGHGTVLTPDGALLSLRARYPGSERAYTGMTLVIVDGGRTTLTPPGLHIEHPGLHIEHADSVLLLTRVRRHTGELDAMAEREGLRQLLPSGEGQAAGKDPYGHLLERHLDPHRTAYTRASLTLDADDTERALPGSELIRRPDSPALLERLFAAGRYHLLSAAGMLPPRLVGLWTGDWDTAWAGAFTNDANLNLQTASAAAAALPEVTEAHAALIHGQLADWRENARAIFGARGVVAPPHSDGETGLTYHFSREYPLHLWTAGADWLLKPLVDHDETSGTRDPRTAAALAEIALFYEDFLTRTDADGQLVVVPSYSPENRPANASWGAINAAMDLSAARHALLTAADYHPDQPERADRWRALADRLPPHRVNADGALAEWAWPGLDDTYDHRHLSHLYGVWPLDEINPYDTPDLAAAARRALELRGSENDSAHGHLHHALVAARLRDGERVAHALGEVLKGDFFHNSLMSAHYPNRDVYNADAAHTLPAVLLEMLVQSTPDRLVLLPALPAMCPAGRLRGVRTRFGAELDLTWSPQETTAVIRPTRTHRVELRTSAGAEPLDLVAGEDRVLTLGPR; this is encoded by the coding sequence ATGACCACCGCGTACACACCGACCACACCGGCCACCGCGTACCCACCGCACGGCACCTGGGAGCCCGCCCCCGCCGACCGCTGGGAGGACGCCTTCCTGAGTGGCAACGGCCGGCACGGCGCCATGGTGTTCGGTGATCCGAATGACGACCGTGTCATCGTTACCCATCACACCCTCGTACGGCCCAACGGAGGCGAGACCGCCAGGCCGCCGAAGCTCGCCGACGAACTCCCCGCGCTCCAGGACAGGTTGCTCGCCGGTGAGCTGACGGCGGCCGAAGGCTTCACGGACGGCCGGGAGCTGCAGTGGGTGCAGCCGTTCCACCCCGGGTTCCAGGTGCGGCTGCGGCGGTCGGCCCCGGCCGGTGGGACGTACCGTCGGTCGGTCGACTTCACCACCGGTGTCGTCGAGGCCGAGTGCGAGGGTTGGCGCAGCCGCGTCTTCGTCTCGCGGGCCGACGACGTGATCGTCCAGTACGTCACCGGCCGGGGCCTCACCCTGGACATCGCCCTCGACCACCGCCTGCCGTCCGCGCCCGCCCACCTGGCCGTGGGTCACGGCACGGTCCTCACTCCCGACGGCGCCCTGCTGAGCCTGCGCGCCCGCTACCCGGGGAGCGAGCGGGCGTACACCGGGATGACGCTCGTGATCGTCGACGGCGGCCGTACGACGCTGACCCCGCCCGGCCTGCACATCGAGCACCCCGGCCTGCACATCGAGCACGCCGACTCCGTCCTGCTCCTCACCCGCGTACGGCGGCACACCGGTGAGCTGGACGCGATGGCGGAGAGGGAGGGGCTGCGGCAACTGCTGCCGAGCGGAGAGGGGCAGGCGGCGGGGAAGGACCCGTACGGTCACCTCCTGGAGCGGCACCTCGACCCGCACCGCACCGCGTACACCCGCGCCTCCCTCACGCTCGACGCCGATGACACGGAACGCGCCCTCCCCGGCTCCGAGCTCATCCGCCGCCCCGACAGCCCAGCCCTCCTCGAACGCCTCTTCGCCGCCGGCCGTTACCATCTGCTCTCCGCCGCCGGGATGCTCCCGCCCCGCCTCGTCGGCCTGTGGACCGGCGACTGGGACACGGCCTGGGCGGGGGCGTTCACCAACGACGCCAACCTCAACCTTCAGACCGCCTCCGCCGCGGCCGCCGCCCTCCCCGAAGTCACCGAGGCGCACGCCGCGCTGATCCACGGTCAGCTTGCCGACTGGCGGGAGAACGCCCGGGCGATCTTCGGCGCGCGGGGTGTGGTCGCCCCGCCCCACTCCGACGGGGAGACCGGTCTGACGTACCACTTCAGCCGCGAGTACCCGCTGCATCTGTGGACGGCGGGTGCCGACTGGCTGCTGAAGCCGCTCGTCGACCACGACGAGACCAGCGGCACACGAGACCCGCGCACGGCCGCGGCCCTCGCCGAAATCGCCCTGTTCTACGAGGACTTCCTCACCCGTACCGACGCCGACGGGCAGCTGGTCGTCGTCCCCTCCTACTCGCCGGAGAACCGGCCGGCGAACGCGAGCTGGGGCGCGATCAACGCGGCCATGGACCTCTCCGCGGCCCGCCACGCCCTGCTCACAGCGGCCGACTACCACCCCGACCAACCCGAGCGGGCGGACCGCTGGCGTGCGCTCGCCGACCGCCTCCCGCCCCACCGCGTCAACGCCGACGGCGCCCTCGCCGAGTGGGCCTGGCCCGGCCTCGACGACACCTACGACCACCGTCACCTCAGCCACCTCTACGGCGTCTGGCCGCTCGACGAGATCAACCCGTACGACACCCCGGACCTCGCCGCCGCGGCCCGTCGCGCGCTCGAACTGCGCGGCTCCGAGAACGACTCGGCCCACGGCCATCTGCACCACGCCCTCGTCGCGGCCCGGCTGCGCGACGGCGAGCGGGTCGCGCACGCCCTCGGCGAGGTCCTCAAGGGGGACTTTTTCCACAACTCGCTGATGAGCGCGCACTATCCGAACCGCGACGTCTACAACGCGGACGCCGCGCACACCCTGCCCGCCGTACTGCTGGAGATGCTCGTGCAGTCGACGCCGGACCGCCTGGTGCTGCTGCCCGCGCTCCCGGCGATGTGCCCGGCGGGCCGACTCCGCGGTGTCCGTACACGATTCGGAGCCGAACTCGACCTCACCTGGAGCCCTCAAGAAACGACCGCGGTGATCCGCCCCACCCGGACCCACCGCGTCGAACTCCGGACTTCCGCCGGCGCGGAGCCGCTCGATCTCGTCGCCGGCGAAGACCGCGTCCTCACCCTGGGGCCGCGGTAG
- a CDS encoding glycoside hydrolase family 12 protein has product MATRTRTLSRTVKALLAPALALGATIGLAAAPASAAVWSTCDQWGNTSLNGYTLYNNIWGSGAGSQCIWANSGTSWGVWANHPNTGGIKSYPNSKKVINKTITSLGSLNSSYNVTVPSSGAYNTSYDVWDTDYDYEIMLWVNYNGAVGALGDYQGNATLGGHNWNVFKGRVYRSDGTYWDVFSFLRTADSTSGTVQILPVLKWIKDTKGWMGNETIGDVQFGFEVTSSSGGLDFVTNNLTVSSS; this is encoded by the coding sequence ATGGCAACACGCACCCGCACGCTCAGCCGCACGGTCAAAGCCCTGCTGGCCCCGGCGCTCGCGCTCGGCGCCACCATCGGCCTGGCCGCCGCCCCCGCCTCGGCCGCCGTCTGGAGCACCTGCGACCAGTGGGGCAACACCAGCCTCAACGGCTACACGCTCTACAACAACATCTGGGGCTCCGGCGCCGGCAGCCAGTGCATCTGGGCCAACTCCGGTACCAGCTGGGGCGTCTGGGCCAACCACCCCAACACCGGCGGCATCAAATCCTACCCCAACTCCAAGAAGGTGATCAACAAGACGATCACCTCGCTGGGCTCGCTCAACAGCAGCTACAACGTCACCGTCCCGTCCTCGGGCGCCTACAACACCTCGTACGACGTCTGGGACACGGACTACGACTACGAGATCATGCTCTGGGTCAACTACAACGGCGCGGTCGGCGCGCTCGGCGACTACCAGGGCAACGCCACGCTCGGCGGTCACAACTGGAACGTCTTCAAGGGCCGCGTCTACCGGTCCGACGGCACCTACTGGGATGTCTTCTCGTTCCTGCGCACCGCTGACTCCACCTCCGGCACCGTCCAGATCCTCCCCGTCCTGAAGTGGATCAAGGACACCAAGGGCTGGATGGGCAACGAGACCATCGGCGACGTCCAGTTCGGCTTCGAGGTCACCTCGTCCTCCGGCGGCCTGGACTTCGTCACCAACAACCTGACCGTCAGCAGCAGCTGA
- a CDS encoding alpha-galactosidase — translation MKAEFVAASDGTLRLARLARPSDPGSDPEAALPLVELTAFGHGSGWSGPRFTGTAFGARPVYRGHRSGRGEDGWESLTIELHDPATGLTAFVELTSPTKVPVLRSRVRLRNDGTEPLVVQSVSSLLLGGLPAPEALDVHRARNDWLAECRWYAEPLRDTVADISVDVHQHDSRAALALTGRGSWPSDGHLPMGALTERGGERTWLWQIESPAGWRWDLGERAHGTYLALNGPTDAEHQWRVRLAPGGEFTTVPAALALGSGLDDAMGALTAYRRAVRRPHPDHATLPVVFNDYMNTLMGDPTTEKLLPLIDAAASAGAEYFCIDSGWYDDSENGGWWDSVGAWLPSPRRFPDGGITAVLDRIRERGMVPGLWLEPEVIGVRSPIATALPPDAFFQRDGIRLTEQGRHQLDLRHPAARAHLDKTVDRIVGDWGVGYLKLDYNIVIDPGTLAPGDIAPGAGLLGHAHAYLDWLSGVLDRHPGLVVENCASGGMRMDGATLAVAQLQSTSDQQDPLRYPPIAAAAPTAVPPEQGAVWAYPQPDHDDDLITFTLGGALLGRIHLSGHLNRMSEHQLGLVRAAVDTYKSIREDLARALPFWPLGLPGWTDEWPVLGLRAPDGPSYLSVWRRGGCDELRLPVGHLAGQDVRTEILHPSDPGAGSVVWDREGGELRVSLPRTPGVLLIRLTPGT, via the coding sequence ATGAAGGCCGAGTTCGTCGCCGCCTCCGACGGAACCCTTCGACTCGCCCGGCTGGCCCGCCCCTCGGATCCCGGATCCGATCCGGAAGCCGCCCTCCCTCTCGTCGAGTTGACCGCGTTCGGGCATGGCAGCGGATGGTCGGGGCCGCGCTTCACGGGGACGGCGTTCGGGGCGAGACCGGTGTATCGGGGGCACCGGAGCGGCCGCGGGGAGGACGGGTGGGAATCGCTGACCATCGAACTCCACGACCCGGCGACCGGGTTGACGGCCTTCGTGGAGCTGACCTCCCCCACCAAAGTGCCGGTGCTCCGCTCCCGGGTCCGGCTCCGCAACGACGGCACCGAACCCCTGGTCGTCCAGTCCGTCAGCAGTCTCCTGCTCGGCGGTCTGCCCGCCCCGGAGGCGCTGGACGTGCACCGGGCACGCAACGACTGGCTGGCGGAGTGCCGTTGGTACGCCGAGCCGCTGCGTGACACCGTCGCCGACATCAGCGTCGACGTCCACCAGCACGACAGCCGGGCCGCGCTGGCCCTGACGGGGCGCGGCAGCTGGCCCAGCGACGGTCATCTGCCGATGGGCGCGCTGACGGAGCGGGGCGGCGAGCGGACCTGGCTGTGGCAGATCGAGTCCCCGGCCGGCTGGCGCTGGGACCTCGGCGAACGCGCGCACGGCACCTACCTGGCACTCAACGGCCCCACGGACGCGGAGCACCAGTGGCGGGTCCGGCTGGCGCCGGGCGGCGAGTTCACGACCGTACCGGCGGCGCTTGCCCTCGGCTCGGGGCTCGATGACGCGATGGGCGCCCTGACCGCGTACCGCCGTGCCGTCCGCCGCCCCCACCCGGACCACGCGACGTTGCCCGTGGTCTTCAACGACTACATGAACACCCTGATGGGCGACCCGACCACGGAGAAGCTGCTGCCGCTGATCGACGCGGCGGCGAGTGCGGGCGCGGAGTACTTCTGCATCGACTCCGGGTGGTACGACGACTCGGAGAACGGCGGCTGGTGGGACAGCGTCGGCGCATGGCTGCCGTCGCCGCGCCGCTTCCCCGACGGCGGTATCACGGCCGTCCTGGACCGGATCCGGGAGCGCGGCATGGTGCCCGGGCTGTGGCTGGAGCCGGAGGTCATCGGCGTACGCAGCCCGATCGCGACCGCCCTCCCGCCGGACGCCTTCTTCCAGCGCGACGGTATCCGTCTCACGGAACAGGGCCGCCACCAGCTGGACCTACGGCACCCGGCCGCCCGCGCCCACCTCGACAAGACGGTGGACCGGATCGTCGGCGACTGGGGCGTGGGCTACCTGAAGCTGGACTACAACATCGTGATCGACCCGGGAACACTCGCCCCCGGCGACATCGCGCCCGGCGCCGGCCTCCTCGGCCACGCCCACGCCTACCTGGACTGGCTCTCCGGCGTCCTGGACCGCCACCCCGGGCTCGTCGTCGAGAACTGCGCCTCCGGCGGCATGCGCATGGACGGCGCCACCCTGGCCGTCGCCCAGCTCCAGTCCACCAGCGACCAACAGGACCCCCTCCGCTACCCGCCCATCGCCGCCGCGGCGCCCACGGCGGTACCCCCCGAACAGGGCGCCGTCTGGGCCTACCCGCAGCCCGACCACGACGACGACCTGATCACCTTCACCCTGGGCGGCGCCCTCCTCGGCCGCATCCACCTCTCGGGCCACCTGAACCGCATGTCCGAGCACCAACTCGGCCTCGTACGGGCCGCGGTGGACACGTACAAGTCGATCCGTGAGGACCTGGCCCGCGCCCTGCCGTTCTGGCCGCTCGGCCTGCCCGGCTGGACCGACGAGTGGCCCGTGCTGGGGCTGCGGGCGCCGGACGGACCGTCGTATCTCTCCGTGTGGCGGAGGGGTGGGTGCGACGAACTCCGGCTCCCGGTGGGGCACTTGGCGGGCCAGGACGTCCGTACGGAGATCCTGCACCCGTCCGACCCGGGCGCCGGCTCGGTGGTCTGGGACCGGGAGGGCGGCGAACTGCGGGTGTCGCTGCCGCGCACACCCGGCGTGCTGCTGATCCGTCTGACGCCGGGGACTTAA
- a CDS encoding LacI family DNA-binding transcriptional regulator, with translation MNVTGHTRRPASIRDVATAAGVSYQTVSRVINGHPSVKHTTRERVLAAIDELGFRRNATALALASGRSRAVTVLTANTTHYGYASILQGVEEAARAASYAVGIGVLESADEAAVAAEVQRAADAGGGLIVIAYDPAGVGALAAVPAELPVVGVVETPASPPGDDRPWVWTDDREAAYEVTRHLLSLGHETVHYVAIPSSTRRTSARTTGWRQALKEAGAPEPRPVQGSWGPAGGHAVGVGLAADPSVTAILCGNDDLALGVLRALHEAGRSVPGEVSVAGFDDAPHSAYLTPALTTVRLDFTGLGRSAFALLHGVLEESAQIAPHPVSVPELVVRESSGPPPGHD, from the coding sequence ATGAATGTGACCGGTCACACAAGGCGCCCGGCGAGCATCCGGGACGTCGCGACCGCCGCCGGGGTCTCGTACCAGACCGTCTCCCGGGTGATCAACGGCCACCCCAGCGTCAAGCACACGACCCGGGAGCGGGTGCTCGCGGCCATCGACGAGCTGGGCTTCCGCCGCAACGCCACCGCGCTCGCGCTGGCCAGCGGCCGCAGCCGGGCGGTGACGGTACTGACCGCCAACACCACCCACTACGGCTACGCCTCGATCCTCCAGGGCGTCGAGGAGGCGGCGCGCGCGGCCTCGTACGCGGTCGGGATCGGCGTCCTGGAATCGGCCGACGAGGCCGCGGTCGCCGCCGAGGTGCAGCGGGCCGCGGACGCCGGCGGCGGCCTGATCGTGATCGCCTACGATCCGGCCGGTGTCGGCGCCCTGGCCGCCGTCCCCGCCGAACTACCGGTCGTCGGTGTCGTCGAGACCCCGGCGAGCCCACCCGGTGACGACCGCCCCTGGGTGTGGACCGACGACCGCGAGGCCGCCTACGAGGTGACCCGCCACCTCCTCTCCCTCGGCCACGAGACCGTGCACTACGTCGCCATCCCGTCCAGCACCCGGCGCACCAGCGCCCGCACCACCGGCTGGCGGCAGGCACTGAAGGAGGCCGGCGCGCCCGAACCCCGTCCCGTGCAGGGCAGTTGGGGTCCGGCGGGCGGTCACGCGGTCGGCGTCGGGCTCGCCGCGGACCCGTCCGTCACCGCGATCCTCTGCGGCAACGACGACCTCGCGCTCGGTGTGCTGCGCGCCCTGCACGAGGCCGGCCGGTCCGTTCCCGGCGAGGTCAGCGTGGCCGGGTTCGACGACGCCCCGCACTCCGCCTATCTGACCCCGGCCCTGACGACCGTACGTCTGGACTTCACCGGCCTCGGGCGCTCCGCGTTCGCCCTCCTCCACGGGGTGCTGGAGGAGTCCGCCCAGATCGCCCCGCATCCGGTGTCCGTACCGGAACTCGTGGTGCGGGAGAGCTCGGGTCCGCCGCCGGGCCACGACTGA
- a CDS encoding ABC transporter substrate-binding protein — translation MYRRALPSLALLCAIGLAATACSDPTAGDSGASDTKNTAVDPTARLDGVKLTMWTAQNTVNAPKQVIDAFEKATGAQVETQAVPDLYEQNVPTKLASGDRPDLMFWQPSISTLPFIQPQQNLLTLDGEEWESKLGDTEKSLGIIDGKRYAAIVTSPAMLGVYYNKDVFKAAGLSEKDLPKSYDELLALGHKVVDNSDAAAFYEAGGDKWPLQWQMQVQLTDLDKQWWADLNENKEKWTDPVVVGAIKKYKEKLLDAGLAQKNHRTGTFTGQADALWKGEVGMVLNVTSFQTQLQAKYSTEEIDEKIGWFPIANSAATGMYSPDQTNGVVAFKTGDEKRQNAARQFLAFWLGPDYADYIKTMKIPSVQPSVPTPDGLPQTSTAQVAALPTAIGVFQAKAIVAPDTHLYLADMLYDKKSPQQVAQAIQDQFAQVAKAQGAPGF, via the coding sequence ATGTACAGAAGAGCTCTCCCCTCCCTGGCCCTCCTATGTGCCATAGGCCTGGCCGCCACCGCGTGCAGCGATCCGACTGCCGGGGACTCCGGGGCGTCGGACACGAAGAACACGGCGGTCGACCCCACCGCCCGCCTCGACGGCGTGAAGCTGACGATGTGGACGGCGCAGAACACGGTCAATGCCCCCAAGCAGGTCATCGACGCCTTCGAGAAGGCGACCGGCGCCCAGGTGGAGACCCAGGCGGTCCCGGACCTCTACGAGCAGAACGTGCCGACCAAACTGGCCTCCGGTGACCGCCCCGACCTGATGTTCTGGCAGCCGTCCATCTCCACACTCCCCTTCATCCAGCCGCAGCAGAACCTCCTCACGCTCGACGGGGAGGAGTGGGAGTCCAAGCTCGGCGACACCGAGAAGTCGCTCGGCATCATCGACGGCAAGCGGTACGCGGCGATCGTCACCAGCCCCGCCATGCTCGGCGTCTACTACAACAAGGACGTCTTCAAGGCGGCCGGGCTGAGCGAGAAGGACTTGCCGAAGTCGTACGACGAGCTGCTGGCCCTCGGTCACAAGGTCGTCGACAACTCCGACGCGGCCGCCTTCTACGAGGCCGGCGGCGACAAGTGGCCGTTGCAGTGGCAGATGCAGGTCCAGCTCACCGACCTCGACAAGCAGTGGTGGGCCGACCTGAACGAGAACAAGGAGAAGTGGACCGACCCGGTCGTCGTCGGCGCGATCAAGAAGTACAAGGAGAAGCTGCTCGACGCCGGGCTCGCCCAGAAGAACCACAGAACGGGCACCTTCACCGGGCAGGCCGACGCGCTGTGGAAGGGCGAGGTCGGCATGGTCCTCAACGTCACCTCCTTCCAGACCCAGTTGCAGGCCAAGTACTCCACCGAGGAGATCGACGAGAAGATCGGCTGGTTCCCGATCGCCAACTCCGCCGCCACCGGCATGTACTCGCCGGACCAGACCAACGGGGTCGTCGCCTTCAAGACCGGTGATGAGAAGCGGCAGAACGCGGCCCGGCAGTTCCTCGCCTTCTGGCTCGGTCCCGACTACGCGGACTACATCAAGACGATGAAGATTCCGTCCGTACAGCCGTCCGTGCCCACCCCGGACGGGCTGCCGCAGACGTCGACGGCCCAGGTCGCCGCCCTGCCCACGGCCATCGGGGTCTTCCAGGCCAAGGCGATCGTCGCCCCCGACACGCACCTCTACCTCGCCGACATGCTCTACGACAAGAAGAGCCCGCAGCAGGTCGCCCAGGCCATCCAGGACCAGTTCGCGCAGGTGGCCAAGGCCCAGGGCGCGCCCGGTTTCTAG
- a CDS encoding carbohydrate ABC transporter permease — translation MADTVVRTARKQAPAPGAPKGVGRLPRAAVHHPWWFALPAIVVFAGFFLVPNLLNFYYPFTNWSSYHSDIAFTGLDNFTTIADDGTLVRAIRTTLLYAFLAAAFQNGFGLVLALLLEDDTRFNRFFRAVFFLPVLISALATGYAFQALLDQDGAVNSVLGTDIPWLGSTTWTIVLVTLIHGWKWMGLSMLIYLAGLKGVPKDMLEAARMDGAGPWRTFWSVRWPMLAPAVTFNVTTALIGSMNTFDIVQATTGGGPAASTEVFNIYMFRIFGQGLYAQASAMSLVLFLVVVAVAIPLVVGLRRREQLL, via the coding sequence ATGGCGGACACTGTCGTACGTACCGCACGCAAGCAGGCACCCGCGCCGGGCGCACCGAAGGGCGTGGGGCGGCTGCCGCGCGCCGCAGTGCACCACCCCTGGTGGTTCGCGCTCCCCGCGATCGTCGTCTTCGCAGGCTTCTTCCTGGTGCCCAACCTACTCAATTTTTACTACCCGTTCACCAACTGGTCCTCGTACCACTCGGACATCGCCTTCACCGGCCTCGACAACTTCACGACCATCGCCGACGACGGCACCCTCGTCCGGGCGATCCGCACGACCCTGCTGTACGCGTTCCTCGCGGCCGCCTTCCAGAACGGCTTCGGGCTCGTGCTCGCCCTGTTGCTGGAGGACGACACCCGCTTCAACCGGTTCTTCCGTGCCGTCTTCTTCCTCCCGGTGCTGATCTCGGCCCTCGCCACGGGCTATGCCTTCCAGGCCCTCCTGGACCAGGACGGCGCGGTCAACTCGGTCCTCGGCACGGACATTCCCTGGCTGGGCTCGACGACCTGGACGATCGTCCTCGTCACCCTCATCCACGGCTGGAAGTGGATGGGCCTGTCGATGCTGATCTATCTGGCGGGGCTGAAGGGCGTCCCCAAAGACATGCTGGAAGCCGCTCGGATGGACGGCGCCGGGCCCTGGCGGACCTTCTGGTCGGTGCGCTGGCCGATGCTCGCGCCCGCCGTCACCTTCAACGTCACCACGGCGCTCATCGGCTCGATGAACACCTTCGACATCGTGCAGGCCACCACCGGCGGCGGGCCCGCGGCCTCCACCGAGGTCTTCAACATCTACATGTTCCGGATCTTCGGACAGGGCCTGTACGCCCAGGCCTCCGCGATGAGCCTCGTCCTCTTCCTGGTGGTGGTCGCCGTCGCGATCCCGCTGGTCGTCGGCCTGCGACGAAGGGAGCAACTCCTGTGA
- a CDS encoding carbohydrate ABC transporter permease produces MWRYGRPGLVVLLAGLAVGVPLWLVLVTSAKPQAEAIKPNLDLPEQWQPGSNYADAVAQGEMLRGLLNSLLVVVPSVVLVLILGAGAAWVFARRKSKLVAAAYALCISGLLLPPAVITIVMELRQLGLANTRPGMIAVYTGMYLSTSIFFMTGFIRAIPMELEEAARIDGAKPFRIFARIVLPLLRPVIATATIMVMLYAWSDIFYAFFVLGGGERTTLPLNLYKVASAQLYLNNWHLVFAYVVVMSLPMVAVFLVGQRKIVSGITSGAVK; encoded by the coding sequence ATGTGGCGGTACGGCCGCCCCGGCCTCGTCGTCCTCCTCGCCGGCCTCGCCGTCGGCGTCCCCCTGTGGCTGGTCCTCGTCACCTCCGCCAAGCCGCAGGCGGAGGCCATCAAGCCGAACCTGGACCTGCCGGAGCAGTGGCAGCCGGGCAGCAACTACGCGGACGCCGTCGCCCAGGGCGAGATGCTGCGGGGCTTGCTCAACTCCCTGCTCGTCGTGGTCCCTTCGGTGGTCCTCGTCCTCATCCTCGGCGCGGGCGCGGCCTGGGTCTTCGCCCGCCGCAAGTCGAAGCTGGTCGCGGCGGCGTACGCCCTCTGCATCAGCGGACTGCTGCTGCCGCCCGCCGTCATCACCATCGTGATGGAGCTACGGCAGCTGGGCCTCGCGAACACCCGCCCCGGAATGATCGCCGTCTACACCGGCATGTACCTCTCCACCTCCATCTTCTTCATGACCGGCTTCATCCGTGCCATCCCCATGGAGCTGGAAGAGGCCGCCCGGATCGACGGGGCGAAGCCCTTCCGGATCTTCGCCCGGATCGTCCTCCCGCTCCTCCGGCCGGTCATCGCCACCGCGACGATCATGGTGATGCTCTACGCCTGGAGCGACATCTTCTACGCCTTCTTCGTCCTCGGCGGCGGCGAGCGGACCACCCTCCCCCTGAACCTCTACAAGGTCGCCAGCGCCCAGCTCTACCTCAACAACTGGCATCTCGTCTTCGCGTACGTCGTGGTGATGAGCCTGCCGATGGTCGCCGTGTTCCTCGTCGGCCAGCGAAAGATCGTGTCCGGAATCACCAGTGGAGCCGTCAAATGA